A window from Engraulis encrasicolus isolate BLACKSEA-1 chromosome 13, IST_EnEncr_1.0, whole genome shotgun sequence encodes these proteins:
- the arl5a gene encoding ADP-ribosylation factor-like protein 5A, with product MGIIFTKLWRLFNHQEHKVIIVGLDNAGKTTILYQFSMNEVVHTSPTIGSNVEEIVVNNTHFLMWDIGGQESLRASWNTYYTNTEFVIVVVDSTDRERISVTREELYRMLAHEDLKKAGLLIFANKQDVKGCMTVAEISQSLQLTSVKDHQWHIQACCALTGEGLCQGLEWMMSRLRVR from the exons AGCACAAGGTCATCATTGTGGGCCTGGACAATGCAGGGAAGACAACCATTCTTTATCAGTT cTCAATGAATGAGGTGGTGCACACCTCACCAACAATAGGCAGCAATGTGGAAGAGATAGTGGTCAATAacacacatttcctcatgtgggACATTGGGGGCCAGGAGTCCCTGCGAGCATCATGGAATACCtactacacaaacacagag TTTGTGATCGTGGTGGTTGacagcacagacagagagaggatctCTGTGACCAGGGAAGAGCTCTACAGAATGCTTGCACATGAA GACCTGAAGAAGGCGGGACTGCTGATCTTTGCCAATAAGCAGGACGTGAAGGGCTGCATGACGGTGGCGGAGATCTCGCAGAGCCTGCAGCTCACCTCGGTGAAGGACCACCAGTGGCACATCCAGGCCTGCTGCGCCCTCACTGGAGAGGG GTTGTGCCAGGGCCTGGAGTGGATGATGTCACGGCTGCGCGTGAGATGA